A genome region from Sphingobacteriaceae bacterium GW460-11-11-14-LB5 includes the following:
- a CDS encoding peptidase M1, with the protein MNKRIIACGVLLASAFMANPLFAQEQPVEKSNNLNIYRVTATKVNDLVHTKLDVSFDYAKRYLHGKEWLTLKPHFYATDSLTLDAQGMDIKTVALVGAKGNTPLKYVYHDNKLYITLNKKYTNTEKYTVYIAYTAKPDELKVKGSAAITDAKGLYFINPDGTDKNKPTQIWTQGETESSSAWFPTIDKPDQKTTEEISITVKSKYTTLSNGKLVSQKANADGTRTDTWKMDLPHSPYLFMMAVGEFKVTKDTYKGKEVSYYLEPKFAPYAKQIFGKTPDMIQFYSNLLGVDYPWNKYAQVVARDYVSGAMENTTATLHGEQVQKTDRELLDENEEGTIAHELFHQWFGDYVTAESWSNLTMNESFATFGEVIWHGHDEGQDAEDKSRYSKLQSYLGSTKNGESPVLARFHYGDKEDMFDNVSYSKGSIILYALKNQMGDAAFYKSLNRYLTTNALKNGETHQLRLAMEEVTGKDWSPYFNQWYYNGGHPVLSIDYGYENGKATIKVKQTQDASVQIFTLPIKVDIYAGGKKIRKEILINSREQNFSFEVSAKPDLIDFDADKILVGETNDNKTAENYYFQYKNAPSYANRIEALQFIMQSKAKSGQLVLLEGLKDKSADLRALSIDGINLADAQIKAAALPILLQIAKTDKNTEVRAAAIVKLAETGDQAYKTLVLASLKDRSYKVIAAGVDGLSKLAPQESIAAVALLDEDTKAHIAPSIALLYINEPKDEYQAFYDNVMLTGDKNKVFAVVGQYFQYLRANNNPVVTEKGIMNISSAIERLKLQSYLNKQLAGAYAAAAQAKTQQAAAVSGEAKANLSKQAELFKKGAADLEKE; encoded by the coding sequence ATGAATAAAAGAATTATTGCCTGTGGCGTGCTGCTGGCTTCGGCCTTTATGGCTAATCCACTTTTTGCGCAGGAACAGCCTGTAGAAAAATCGAACAACCTAAATATTTACCGGGTAACTGCAACTAAAGTTAACGATCTGGTGCATACCAAACTCGATGTATCTTTTGATTATGCTAAACGATACCTTCACGGTAAAGAATGGCTTACTTTAAAACCTCATTTTTACGCTACAGACTCTTTAACCCTCGATGCGCAGGGAATGGATATTAAAACTGTTGCATTGGTTGGCGCAAAAGGAAATACCCCGCTTAAGTATGTTTACCATGATAATAAGCTGTATATCACTTTAAATAAAAAATATACCAATACCGAAAAGTATACTGTGTATATCGCTTATACTGCTAAACCTGATGAATTAAAAGTAAAGGGGAGTGCGGCCATAACCGATGCTAAAGGATTATATTTTATTAACCCGGATGGCACAGATAAAAATAAGCCAACTCAGATCTGGACACAAGGCGAAACGGAATCGTCTTCGGCATGGTTTCCGACGATCGATAAGCCTGATCAGAAAACTACTGAAGAGATTTCGATCACGGTAAAATCGAAATACACCACACTTTCTAACGGAAAACTGGTGAGCCAGAAAGCCAATGCAGATGGAACCCGGACTGATACCTGGAAAATGGATCTTCCCCACTCACCATATTTGTTTATGATGGCTGTGGGTGAATTCAAAGTAACAAAAGATACCTATAAAGGCAAGGAAGTTAGTTATTACCTGGAACCAAAATTTGCACCTTATGCGAAGCAAATTTTTGGCAAAACGCCGGATATGATCCAGTTTTACAGCAATTTGTTAGGGGTAGATTATCCATGGAACAAATATGCACAAGTGGTCGCCAGAGATTACGTTTCGGGCGCAATGGAAAATACTACGGCTACTTTACACGGCGAGCAGGTGCAAAAAACCGATCGTGAGTTATTGGATGAAAATGAAGAAGGAACTATTGCACATGAACTTTTTCACCAATGGTTTGGCGATTACGTAACCGCAGAGTCGTGGTCTAACTTAACCATGAACGAATCTTTTGCCACCTTTGGCGAAGTGATCTGGCATGGGCATGATGAAGGGCAGGATGCGGAAGATAAATCGCGTTACAGTAAATTGCAGTCTTATTTAGGATCGACAAAAAATGGAGAAAGCCCGGTATTGGCACGTTTTCATTATGGCGATAAAGAAGATATGTTCGATAATGTGAGTTACTCCAAAGGATCGATTATTTTATATGCTTTAAAAAATCAGATGGGTGATGCCGCCTTCTACAAATCGCTTAACCGTTACCTCACTACCAATGCACTTAAAAATGGCGAAACACACCAGTTGCGTTTAGCCATGGAAGAGGTTACCGGAAAAGATTGGAGCCCTTATTTTAATCAGTGGTATTACAATGGAGGTCACCCGGTTTTAAGTATCGATTACGGTTACGAAAACGGTAAAGCGACGATTAAGGTTAAACAAACACAAGATGCTAGCGTGCAGATCTTTACCCTGCCGATCAAAGTTGATATTTATGCCGGCGGGAAAAAAATCAGAAAAGAAATCCTGATCAATAGCCGTGAGCAGAATTTTAGTTTTGAGGTGAGTGCTAAACCCGATTTAATCGATTTTGATGCAGATAAAATTTTAGTGGGCGAAACCAACGACAATAAAACTGCTGAAAACTATTATTTCCAATACAAAAATGCCCCGAGTTATGCCAATAGAATTGAAGCCCTGCAATTTATTATGCAGAGCAAAGCTAAAAGCGGTCAGCTGGTGCTGTTAGAAGGTTTAAAAGATAAATCGGCAGATTTACGTGCTTTAAGTATCGATGGCATTAACTTAGCAGATGCTCAGATTAAAGCAGCAGCTTTGCCTATTTTACTGCAGATTGCTAAAACGGATAAAAATACCGAAGTAAGAGCAGCTGCCATTGTGAAATTGGCTGAAACCGGCGATCAGGCTTATAAAACTTTAGTGTTGGCAAGTCTAAAAGACAGATCGTATAAGGTAATTGCTGCAGGTGTTGATGGTTTGTCTAAACTGGCACCGCAAGAGAGTATCGCGGCGGTAGCATTGTTAGATGAAGATACGAAAGCACACATTGCACCATCAATTGCATTGTTATACATTAACGAACCTAAGGATGAATATCAGGCATTTTATGATAATGTAATGCTAACAGGCGATAAGAATAAAGTTTTCGCTGTAGTTGGTCAGTATTTTCAGTATCTGAGGGCGAATAATAACCCTGTGGTTACCGAAAAGGGTATAATGAACATTAGCAGCGCCATCGAAAGGTTAAAATTACAAAGCTATTTAAATAAACAACTTGCCGGTGCCTATGCTGCAGCTGCGCAGGCTAAAACACAGCAAGCTGCTGCGGTAAGCGGTGAAGCAAAAGCAAACCTGAGCAAGCAGGCCGAATTATTTAAAAAAGGCGCAGCAGATCTGGAAAAAGAATAA
- a CDS encoding aldehyde dehydrogenase family protein encodes MTTDIQSILNKLGINASNAAYSTGSNWGGELNVNTLESFSPVDGKLIASAKIATADDYDAVVLKAQEAFTAWRSVPAPKRGEIVRQFGDALRENKDALGTLVSYEMGKSLQEGFGEVQEMIDICDFAVGLSRQLYGLTMHSERPSHRMYEQWHPLGIVGIISAFNFPVAVWSWNTALALVCGNVCIWKPSEKTPLTAIACQHIIAKVFKDNDIAEGVCNLILGDREVGERMTNDGRIPLISATGSTRMGKAVGAAVGARLGKSLLELGGNNAIIISEHADLDMSLIGAVFGAVGTAGQRCTSTRRLIIHESVYDAFTAKLVKAYGQLRIGDPLDQNNHVGPLIDTDAVAAYLDSIAKCKAEGGNFVVEGGVLSGDAYTSGCYVKPCIAEVQNDFKIVQHETFAPILYLIKYKTLDEAIALQNGVPQGLSSAIMTLNLREAEQFLSAKGSDCGIANVNIGTSGAEIGGAFGGEKETGGGRESGSDAWRAYMRRQTNTINYSNTLPLAQGIKFDL; translated from the coding sequence ATGACAACAGATATTCAATCCATTTTAAACAAATTGGGCATTAATGCCAGTAATGCCGCCTATAGTACTGGCAGCAATTGGGGTGGTGAACTTAATGTAAACACATTAGAAAGTTTTTCTCCGGTTGATGGCAAGCTGATTGCTTCGGCTAAGATTGCAACTGCTGATGATTATGATGCTGTTGTACTTAAAGCACAGGAAGCATTTACAGCCTGGCGTTCGGTTCCGGCTCCAAAAAGAGGGGAAATTGTGCGGCAGTTTGGTGATGCATTGCGCGAAAATAAAGATGCCTTAGGTACTTTGGTTTCTTACGAAATGGGGAAAAGTTTGCAGGAAGGCTTTGGTGAAGTACAGGAAATGATTGATATCTGCGATTTTGCTGTGGGTTTATCCAGACAGCTTTATGGCTTAACCATGCACAGCGAACGCCCAAGCCACCGCATGTACGAGCAATGGCATCCACTGGGCATTGTGGGAATCATTTCTGCCTTTAATTTTCCTGTAGCCGTTTGGAGCTGGAATACTGCCCTGGCCTTGGTTTGTGGTAATGTTTGCATCTGGAAACCATCTGAAAAAACACCTTTAACCGCCATTGCCTGTCAACATATTATTGCAAAGGTTTTTAAAGATAACGACATAGCCGAAGGGGTTTGTAATCTCATTTTAGGCGATAGGGAAGTTGGCGAACGCATGACAAATGATGGCCGCATCCCTTTAATTTCTGCCACCGGATCAACGCGCATGGGCAAAGCAGTTGGCGCCGCCGTTGGTGCACGGTTAGGAAAAAGCTTGCTGGAGCTTGGCGGTAATAATGCCATCATCATTTCAGAACATGCCGATTTAGACATGAGTTTAATTGGTGCTGTTTTTGGTGCTGTTGGTACCGCAGGCCAGCGTTGCACTTCTACCAGAAGACTAATTATCCACGAAAGCGTATATGATGCTTTTACCGCAAAACTGGTTAAAGCTTACGGACAATTGCGCATTGGCGATCCTTTAGATCAAAATAACCATGTGGGTCCATTGATTGATACTGATGCCGTTGCGGCCTACCTCGATTCGATAGCAAAATGTAAGGCTGAAGGCGGTAATTTTGTGGTAGAAGGCGGCGTTTTATCGGGCGATGCCTATACCAGCGGGTGTTATGTAAAACCGTGTATTGCGGAAGTTCAGAATGATTTCAAAATTGTTCAGCACGAAACATTTGCGCCGATTTTATACCTGATTAAGTACAAAACATTAGATGAGGCCATTGCTTTACAAAATGGCGTACCACAGGGATTATCATCGGCCATCATGACCTTGAATTTAAGGGAGGCTGAGCAGTTCTTATCGGCTAAAGGATCTGATTGTGGTATCGCCAATGTAAATATTGGTACTTCTGGCGCAGAAATTGGCGGTGCTTTTGGCGGCGAAAAAGAAACAGGTGGTGGCCGGGAAAGTGGATCTGATGCCTGGAGAGCTTATATGCGCAGGCAAACCAATACCATCAATTATTCGAATACTTTGCCATTGGCACAGGGTATAAAATTTGATTTGTAA
- a CDS encoding DUF4153 domain-containing protein, producing MKLPSLQQLYLGFVNVIKRFPLQIIFAVAATLCWCYYIHISDYRNYSEQNENLKDHLIKAVAILNLALTLVLALDLISERNQYSLKKKWLLRLGGLLTGVLLYFSLDPSNYSADLYRIFLFAFAFHLLVAFAPFIGQEKVNGFWQFNKALFLRFLTSALYSAVLFAGLAIALVAIDGLFNADIKWQTYMTLFAIISAGFNTTFFLAGIPTDYKLLEEDHSYPKGLKIFAQFVLIPLVTIYLAILLVYEIKIAALWELPKGLVSSLILGYAVFGILSLLLVYPVKETDGNSWIKLFSRFFYVMMIPLVVLLLLAVWKRVGHYGITESRYVLTALALWLAGITIYFLFSKKQNIKVIPISLCIISLLATYGPQSAFSVSKYSQLSRLKRIMNSKKKDDIREKPAVIRYLVYTHGLKTLQPFTKKDLSKIEERIDGTNNYRYSMRMNKVDTALAIFKVKGVLEYDPGVSITLQNNENQVLSVKGYDYLIELNGYPEKKVTRLYGTDLTTNKINSKISLLVNNQEALYIDLKEVFGQARKAYENGALKASGKKQEYLYPAKLMSVSKNINGYNYTIVVTSLQGTYYENDHDANLWFEAKSYLLIKKL from the coding sequence ATGAAATTACCCTCTCTTCAACAGCTATACCTGGGATTCGTAAATGTAATTAAGCGTTTTCCCTTACAAATTATTTTTGCGGTTGCAGCTACATTGTGCTGGTGTTATTATATACATATTTCTGATTATCGAAACTATTCAGAACAGAATGAGAATTTAAAAGATCATTTAATAAAGGCCGTTGCTATTTTAAATCTGGCGCTTACACTCGTATTAGCACTGGATTTAATTTCAGAACGCAATCAATACTCATTAAAGAAAAAGTGGCTGCTACGTTTAGGCGGCTTATTGACCGGTGTATTGCTTTACTTCAGTCTCGATCCTTCAAACTATTCAGCAGATCTTTACCGCATTTTCTTATTTGCTTTTGCATTTCATTTGCTGGTAGCATTTGCACCGTTTATCGGTCAAGAAAAAGTAAATGGCTTCTGGCAGTTTAATAAAGCGCTTTTCCTTCGGTTTCTTACCTCAGCACTTTACTCAGCTGTACTATTTGCAGGATTGGCAATTGCGTTGGTTGCCATTGATGGATTGTTTAATGCCGACATAAAATGGCAAACATACATGACTTTATTTGCCATTATTAGTGCCGGGTTTAATACTACTTTCTTTTTAGCAGGAATCCCAACTGATTATAAATTACTGGAAGAAGATCATAGTTATCCGAAAGGCTTAAAAATATTTGCTCAATTTGTGCTTATTCCGCTGGTAACAATATATTTAGCGATTTTGCTGGTATATGAGATCAAAATTGCTGCGTTATGGGAGCTGCCAAAGGGTTTGGTATCAAGCTTGATTTTAGGCTATGCTGTTTTTGGAATTTTATCGTTGCTACTGGTTTATCCGGTTAAAGAAACGGACGGCAATAGTTGGATTAAATTATTTTCCAGGTTCTTTTATGTCATGATGATTCCACTGGTAGTACTTTTATTACTTGCCGTTTGGAAAAGGGTTGGTCATTATGGTATAACAGAAAGCCGCTACGTTTTAACGGCACTTGCACTATGGCTGGCGGGTATAACCATTTATTTTCTTTTTAGTAAAAAACAGAACATTAAGGTAATCCCAATAAGTTTGTGTATCATTTCGCTGTTGGCTACATATGGTCCGCAAAGTGCTTTTTCTGTATCTAAATATTCGCAGCTAAGCCGTTTAAAGCGGATAATGAACAGCAAGAAAAAAGACGATATTAGAGAAAAGCCGGCGGTAATCAGGTATCTTGTGTATACACATGGACTAAAAACGCTGCAGCCTTTTACTAAAAAAGACCTCAGTAAAATAGAGGAAAGGATAGATGGTACCAATAACTATCGCTATAGCATGCGGATGAACAAGGTAGATACAGCATTAGCAATTTTTAAGGTTAAAGGTGTTTTGGAATATGACCCAGGTGTGAGCATTACCCTTCAAAATAATGAAAACCAGGTTTTAAGCGTTAAGGGCTATGATTATCTGATTGAATTAAACGGATACCCAGAGAAAAAAGTAACACGGCTTTACGGTACAGATTTAACCACAAATAAAATCAATTCAAAAATTTCGCTATTGGTTAATAATCAAGAGGCACTATACATCGATTTAAAAGAAGTGTTCGGTCAGGCTAGAAAAGCATATGAAAACGGGGCTTTAAAAGCCTCTGGTAAGAAACAGGAATACTTGTATCCGGCGAAGCTGATGAGTGTTTCTAAAAACATTAATGGGTATAACTATACCATTGTGGTGACTTCGTTGCAGGGTACGTATTATGAAAATGATCATGATGCCAATTTATGGTTTGAGGCAAAAAGTTATCTGCTGATTAAAAAGCTTTAA